In one Vulgatibacter incomptus genomic region, the following are encoded:
- a CDS encoding zf-TFIIB domain-containing protein has product MDCPRCTDEMNLLEGEDISLQRCAECSGIFIDPGDLNRLLLRNGLLVLDRMGGRANIEEIAVACPECSVDLTVIEGNDKSGLRYETCESCGGIWLDLPEADADDLDSIEAAIVEHFREFKG; this is encoded by the coding sequence ATGGACTGCCCCCGCTGCACCGACGAGATGAACCTGCTCGAGGGAGAGGACATCTCGCTGCAGCGCTGCGCCGAATGCAGCGGAATCTTCATCGATCCAGGCGACCTCAACCGGCTCCTCCTCCGCAACGGACTGCTCGTCCTCGACCGGATGGGCGGGCGCGCGAACATCGAGGAGATCGCAGTCGCCTGCCCCGAATGCTCCGTCGACCTCACCGTAATCGAGGGCAACGACAAGAGCGGCCTTCGCTACGAGACTTGCGAGAGCTGCGGCGGCATCTGGCTCGACCTCCCCGAAGCAGACGCCGACGACCTCGACTCGATCGAGGCCGCCATCGTCGAACACTTCCGCGAGTTCAAGGGCTAA
- a CDS encoding GNAT family N-acetyltransferase, translating to MERPFEIEIRRLRGDDSLANLTVLLNRAYRSLADMGLHFVAATQDERRTRERVRNGMCFLAMAGGEPVGTLTYYPPSATYGSRWLDRPEVASVKQFAVAPAHQGKGIGNRLLETAESTARISGATELALDTAQRATHLVAYYGRHGYRVIEAVRWPEVNYDSFVMSKRLVGETRSTG from the coding sequence GTGGAACGTCCGTTCGAGATCGAGATTCGGAGGCTCCGGGGCGACGACTCGCTCGCGAACCTGACGGTGCTGTTGAATCGTGCGTACCGATCGCTCGCGGACATGGGGCTCCACTTCGTGGCGGCGACCCAGGACGAGAGGCGGACGCGTGAGAGGGTTCGAAACGGCATGTGCTTCCTCGCCATGGCCGGAGGAGAGCCCGTAGGAACGCTCACCTACTATCCACCCTCTGCGACCTACGGCTCGAGGTGGCTCGATCGCCCCGAGGTCGCATCCGTGAAGCAGTTTGCGGTCGCGCCGGCGCACCAGGGAAAGGGGATCGGGAACCGCCTGCTGGAAACTGCCGAGTCGACGGCCAGGATCTCAGGCGCCACCGAGCTTGCCCTCGACACCGCCCAGCGGGCCACCCACCTCGTCGCCTACTACGGGCGACACGGCTATCGGGTGATCGAGGCGGTGCGGTGGCCCGAGGTCAACTACGACAGCTTCGTCATGAGCAAGAGGCTCGTCGGCGAGACGCGTTCGACGGGCTGA
- a CDS encoding GIY-YIG nuclease family protein: MAEDVRHAPATLPAMPAGWCVYVLLCGDGSLYTGATNDLARRVARHAAGKGAAYTRSRLPVSLAWSEPALDRGAALRREAAIKRLRRQAKLALLSDQR, translated from the coding sequence ATGGCCGAAGACGTCCGCCATGCGCCCGCTACACTCCCCGCGATGCCCGCGGGCTGGTGCGTCTACGTGCTCCTCTGCGGGGACGGCTCGCTCTATACCGGCGCTACGAACGACCTCGCGAGGAGGGTCGCGAGGCACGCCGCGGGAAAGGGTGCGGCCTACACGCGGTCGCGCCTCCCCGTATCTCTCGCCTGGTCGGAGCCGGCCCTGGACCGGGGCGCCGCGCTCCGCCGTGAAGCCGCCATCAAGCGGCTCCGGAGGCAGGCGAAGCTCGCGTTGCTCTCGGATCAGCGCTGA
- a CDS encoding GNAT family N-acetyltransferase: MEISGKPVAWLNVSGGPTRGADAHASLRKVLGYVGADLVERACRHVPLPRSGIDAEGLVSDPEARAAIRDVLRALAEHVAPNGEPAHGGVRLETPDLVLREFVPADWEAVHAYAADAEVVRYELWGPNTEVQSRAFVDAVIRSRAEDPRRAFELAVTLRSTGQLIGGAGLRVRDAAHREGDIGYALHPAFWRRGFGTQVARALVRFGLDELALHRIWATCHCENAASARVLAKAGFQYEGTLRAHRFQRGEWRDSLLFAILETDPRSDA; this comes from the coding sequence GTGGAGATCTCCGGCAAGCCTGTCGCCTGGCTCAACGTCTCCGGTGGCCCCACGCGGGGCGCGGATGCCCACGCGTCCTTGCGCAAGGTGCTGGGGTACGTGGGCGCGGACCTGGTGGAACGCGCGTGCCGGCACGTCCCGCTCCCGCGCTCGGGCATCGACGCCGAGGGGCTCGTCTCCGATCCGGAGGCGCGCGCGGCGATCCGGGACGTGCTTCGCGCCCTCGCGGAGCACGTCGCGCCGAACGGGGAACCGGCCCACGGGGGCGTGCGACTCGAGACGCCCGACCTCGTTCTGCGAGAGTTCGTTCCGGCGGACTGGGAGGCAGTGCACGCCTACGCCGCCGACGCCGAGGTGGTCCGCTACGAGCTGTGGGGGCCCAACACGGAGGTTCAGTCGCGGGCCTTTGTCGACGCCGTGATCCGCTCCCGTGCCGAGGATCCGCGCCGCGCGTTCGAGCTTGCCGTTACGCTCCGTTCGACGGGGCAGCTCATCGGGGGCGCCGGTCTGCGTGTCCGCGACGCGGCCCACCGCGAGGGAGACATCGGCTACGCGCTCCACCCGGCCTTCTGGCGCCGCGGCTTCGGCACGCAGGTGGCGCGCGCCCTCGTTCGCTTCGGCCTCGACGAGCTCGCCCTGCACCGCATCTGGGCGACCTGCCACTGCGAGAACGCCGCTTCGGCCCGGGTCCTGGCCAAAGCCGGCTTCCAGTACGAGGGCACCCTGCGCGCCCACCGTTTCCAGCGGGGTGAATGGCGCGACTCGCTGCTCTTCGCGATTCTGGAGACGGACCCGCGGTCCGACGCTTGA
- a CDS encoding YjgN family protein — protein MTETTDVTTFGTEPADATDAVHERVALPFHFTGNASEYFRIWIVNVALSIVTLGIYSAWAKVRNKQYFYRHTWLDGASFDYLADPRKILKGRILVAAALGVMAVSKQYSAGLYLLLAFLLMLATPWVLVKAFRFSMRNSAWRNVRFSFRGTTSQAAGEYLPGMAITMVTLGIGAPWLQWRITRFVVESSTFGKLPMRFRTRAMDFARAYWGGAALLGLMIGILVGSTVGFMASLDDASRKWALNLIALPAAASYFVAIVFIKTRLANLVWGGIEIGEHRLASAQKFRQVLWLQFTNILAIVCTLGLAVPWARVRNHRYRLEKLTFHAAGPLIVAAAAAQEGDGAVGDALHDLGDFDIGFG, from the coding sequence ATGACTGAAACGACCGACGTGACCACTTTCGGCACCGAGCCCGCTGACGCCACCGACGCGGTCCACGAGAGAGTCGCTCTTCCCTTTCACTTTACCGGCAACGCGAGCGAGTACTTTCGCATCTGGATCGTGAATGTGGCCCTTTCGATCGTGACGCTGGGCATCTATTCGGCGTGGGCGAAGGTACGCAACAAGCAGTACTTCTATCGCCATACCTGGCTGGACGGCGCGAGCTTCGATTACCTGGCAGACCCGCGAAAGATCCTGAAGGGGCGGATCCTCGTGGCTGCGGCGCTGGGAGTGATGGCGGTGTCGAAGCAGTATTCCGCCGGCCTCTATTTGTTGCTTGCCTTTCTGCTGATGCTCGCTACGCCCTGGGTCCTCGTCAAGGCGTTTCGTTTCAGCATGCGCAACTCCGCTTGGCGGAACGTGCGCTTCTCGTTCCGAGGAACGACAAGCCAGGCTGCCGGCGAATACCTGCCGGGCATGGCGATTACAATGGTCACACTCGGCATCGGAGCGCCGTGGCTCCAGTGGAGGATTACGCGCTTCGTGGTCGAATCCTCCACGTTCGGAAAGCTGCCCATGCGCTTTCGTACTCGGGCAATGGACTTCGCTCGAGCGTACTGGGGCGGTGCAGCTCTGTTGGGGCTCATGATCGGGATCCTGGTGGGCAGCACGGTGGGGTTCATGGCGTCGCTCGACGATGCCTCGAGAAAGTGGGCGCTCAACCTGATTGCTCTCCCCGCGGCCGCTTCGTATTTCGTCGCGATCGTCTTCATCAAGACTCGTCTCGCAAACCTGGTGTGGGGTGGCATCGAGATCGGAGAGCATCGGCTGGCGTCGGCGCAGAAGTTCAGGCAGGTCCTTTGGCTGCAATTCACCAACATCCTGGCCATCGTCTGCACCCTGGGCCTCGCCGTGCCCTGGGCGAGAGTGCGAAACCATCGCTACCGCCTCGAGAAGCTCACGTTCCACGCTGCAGGACCTCTCATCGTTGCGGCCGCTGCCGCGCAGGAGGGGGACGGCGCAGTCGGCGACGCACTCCATGACTTGGGCGACTTCGATATCGGCTTCGGCTGA
- a CDS encoding M48 family metallopeptidase, producing the protein MRIFEAVYYDGETSEPHVVQVHVEDEGAVRLEGDGLDLRFARGAFRVAPRLGSALRSIALPYDQKLETTDNDAADALARLGGERIGSGWLNRIEGSWTVVCAALAGVLLFLWAGAVWGIPFGARQVADRVPNELAHRVGQGTLTFLDKTLFHPSESDASARARVEGSFTRIAAFHPDLPLHLELRKLGSANAFALPDGTLVVTDELLNLAEDDDELTAVLAHEIGHVRQRHGLRMAIESSSVALILGVYLGDVGQISNLLAAVPAIYSQAGYSRAHESEADEFALALMRRAGVAPHHFATILRKLEDAAGAKGASAHSYLSSHPATEERVARFEQP; encoded by the coding sequence ATGCGCATCTTCGAGGCGGTCTACTACGACGGCGAGACGTCCGAGCCGCACGTCGTGCAAGTGCACGTGGAGGACGAGGGAGCCGTTCGCCTGGAGGGCGACGGCCTTGACCTCCGATTCGCGCGCGGCGCGTTTCGGGTCGCGCCGCGGCTCGGAAGCGCGCTGCGATCGATCGCGCTTCCCTACGACCAGAAGCTCGAGACCACGGACAACGATGCGGCGGATGCGCTCGCCCGGCTCGGTGGCGAACGCATCGGCAGCGGCTGGCTGAACCGCATCGAGGGCAGCTGGACCGTCGTCTGTGCGGCGCTGGCCGGGGTGCTCCTCTTCCTTTGGGCAGGCGCCGTCTGGGGCATCCCGTTCGGTGCTCGGCAGGTGGCAGACAGGGTCCCCAACGAGCTCGCCCATCGAGTCGGGCAAGGCACGCTCACGTTCCTGGACAAGACGCTCTTCCACCCATCGGAGTCCGACGCATCGGCGAGAGCTCGTGTGGAGGGCAGTTTCACCCGGATCGCCGCATTCCATCCGGATCTCCCCCTGCACCTCGAGCTGCGCAAGTTGGGGAGCGCCAACGCGTTCGCGCTCCCGGATGGCACGCTGGTCGTCACCGACGAGCTGCTGAACCTGGCGGAGGACGACGACGAGCTGACGGCTGTGCTCGCACACGAGATCGGCCACGTGCGCCAACGGCACGGCCTGCGCATGGCGATCGAGAGCTCCTCGGTCGCCCTCATCCTGGGCGTCTACCTCGGGGACGTGGGTCAGATCTCGAATCTCCTCGCTGCGGTTCCCGCGATTTACTCGCAGGCTGGCTACTCCCGTGCGCATGAGTCCGAGGCGGACGAATTTGCGCTCGCCCTGATGCGCCGCGCTGGCGTCGCGCCGCATCATTTCGCCACCATCCTGCGCAAGCTGGAGGACGCCGCCGGTGCCAAAGGCGCGAGCGCCCACTCGTACCTCTCCTCCCATCCAGCCACGGAGGAGCGCGTCGCGCGATTCGAGCAGCCCTGA
- a CDS encoding type I restriction enzyme HsdR N-terminal domain-containing protein, whose translation MDASQMLELVARFRENREFIQNEETVKVALVLPLIKMLGYDPATPREVRPEYSAEFTQGDGKKLADRMDFAIFDKTGTKPLLVIETKPLGTDLKAKSQQLARYIAQMSELHFGIITDGCSYLLYGDLENPNQMDRDPFFSFSLDDPEADWGKIAKFLTKFSRDAFNAETLVTDAENSRYRQEMIDRLSRALKSPADDEAFLSWLTKDVYKGKRTTSVMVRLAEVAREAIEPALVRLMSDEFLNKLKERIQSFGEGSEGDVGAPSNVFVGGAPSVAAQEHSPERTKRTIETTSEELEFFDLVRSVCQRGGFAASDIVYRDTVNYFNVSFQKPTKWFVRFFGNGKRKSIVTWVPVDEAKALCPGFEVEGAPDVFGVSRVYVENVAQVWAVSGLVLRSLGIMRTKSESEAEFATVTA comes from the coding sequence ATGGATGCCAGCCAGATGCTGGAGCTCGTGGCTCGATTTCGCGAGAATCGCGAGTTCATTCAGAACGAGGAGACGGTCAAGGTCGCACTGGTGCTGCCCTTGATCAAAATGCTGGGCTACGACCCTGCCACGCCTCGGGAGGTCCGCCCCGAATACTCGGCGGAGTTCACGCAGGGCGACGGGAAGAAGCTCGCCGATCGAATGGATTTCGCTATCTTCGACAAGACGGGCACGAAGCCGCTGCTCGTCATCGAGACGAAGCCCTTGGGGACGGACCTCAAGGCGAAGTCCCAGCAGCTCGCACGGTACATTGCGCAGATGTCCGAACTGCATTTCGGGATCATCACCGACGGATGCTCGTACCTCTTATACGGAGATCTCGAGAATCCGAACCAAATGGACCGTGATCCATTCTTCTCATTCTCGCTCGACGACCCAGAAGCCGACTGGGGAAAGATTGCGAAGTTTCTGACGAAGTTCAGTCGGGACGCCTTCAACGCCGAGACGCTCGTAACGGACGCGGAGAACAGCCGCTATCGCCAAGAGATGATCGACCGGCTATCCCGGGCGCTGAAGAGCCCAGCGGATGACGAAGCCTTCCTTAGCTGGCTGACCAAGGATGTCTACAAGGGAAAGCGTACCACCTCTGTCATGGTTCGCCTCGCCGAGGTTGCGCGTGAAGCCATTGAGCCTGCTCTCGTTCGACTGATGAGCGACGAATTCCTGAACAAGCTGAAGGAAAGGATTCAGAGCTTCGGCGAAGGTTCCGAGGGAGATGTGGGCGCTCCCTCGAACGTGTTCGTGGGCGGGGCACCCTCGGTAGCCGCTCAGGAGCATTCGCCCGAGCGTACGAAACGCACGATCGAGACGACCTCGGAGGAACTCGAGTTCTTCGACCTGGTGCGGAGCGTGTGTCAACGCGGCGGATTTGCCGCGAGTGATATCGTGTATCGAGACACGGTGAATTACTTCAATGTTTCGTTCCAGAAGCCCACGAAGTGGTTCGTTCGATTCTTTGGGAACGGAAAGAGAAAGAGCATCGTCACCTGGGTTCCGGTAGACGAGGCGAAGGCGCTTTGCCCGGGCTTCGAGGTAGAAGGGGCGCCGGACGTCTTTGGAGTCTCGAGGGTCTACGTCGAGAATGTGGCGCAGGTATGGGCGGTGTCCGGCCTGGTGCTTCGAAGCCTAGGGATCATGCGAACCAAATCGGAATCGGAAGCCGAGTTCGCGACCGTGACTGCCTGA
- a CDS encoding class I SAM-dependent methyltransferase: MAELSLLVHTDQVAGVGVDLEMELALRAAAASVELHHPDRVALREIGFLQVALVPAVVTVGMADPDGLVAGEGPRGRRRPVNDRAGSVRHGEQGASGLKEHRSKDEHRSDSAVHANRPTTSTVDFHDNLRILYLPLDESALGTGLRAIERGTCRWGRCPSKEREETMGAGSDLLTPEEIWRRYDEMEVRLSAPLSERMLELARVGPGQRVLDLATGRGEPAIPAAHRVGPGGSVLGIDVSASMLAMARERAAREGASNLELRVGEASSLEGVQQGSIDSTLVRWGLMYMDSPVDALDCARRAMVPGGLLVAAVWAEPDRTPFYSLPRSIFERYRRLPPIDFEAPGTFRFAQPLRLHRDLERAGLRLEHEEEIEVPVMEAETPWALIAWMRAFGWARFVNDLPEYARKSWEAGVVEAAATYSKAGLIRLGGVTRIIVASRPANE, translated from the coding sequence GTGGCGGAGCTTTCCCTTCTCGTCCACACGGACCAGGTCGCCGGTGTAGGCGTCGATCTCGAGATGGAGCTTGCCCTTCGCGCGGCGGCCGCGAGCGTCGAACTTCACCATCCAGATCGAGTCGCGCTTCGCGAGATTGGCTTCCTTCAGGTGGCACTCGTACCCGCGGTCGTAACAGTAGGAATGGCCGACCCCGATGGCCTGGTCGCGGGTGAGGGGCCTCGGGGGAGGAGGAGGCCCGTAAACGACCGTGCCGGGAGCGTGAGGCACGGCGAACAAGGTGCATCCGGCCTGAAGGAACATCGATCCAAGGACGAGCATCGAAGCGATTCGGCGGTTCATGCGAACCGACCTACTACGTCCACTGTCGATTTTCACGATAATCTTCGAATTTTATATCTGCCGCTTGACGAGAGCGCTCTCGGCACGGGCCTCCGGGCGATTGAGAGAGGGACGTGCAGATGGGGTAGATGTCCAAGCAAGGAACGGGAGGAGACCATGGGCGCGGGGAGTGACCTCCTGACCCCAGAAGAGATCTGGCGCAGGTACGACGAGATGGAGGTGCGGCTCTCCGCTCCGCTGAGCGAGAGGATGCTCGAGCTCGCCAGGGTAGGCCCGGGCCAGCGAGTGCTCGACCTCGCGACGGGACGCGGCGAGCCGGCCATCCCTGCGGCGCACAGGGTGGGGCCTGGCGGGTCGGTGCTCGGCATCGATGTGTCGGCGAGCATGCTCGCCATGGCGAGGGAGCGAGCTGCGCGCGAGGGCGCGTCGAACCTCGAGCTCCGAGTGGGGGAAGCCTCGTCGCTCGAAGGGGTCCAGCAGGGCTCCATCGATTCGACGCTCGTGCGATGGGGGCTGATGTACATGGACTCGCCCGTGGACGCTCTCGACTGTGCGCGCCGCGCGATGGTTCCGGGCGGCTTGCTCGTCGCGGCCGTGTGGGCGGAGCCGGATCGGACTCCGTTCTACTCGCTTCCGCGAAGCATTTTCGAAAGATACAGGCGGTTGCCGCCAATCGACTTCGAAGCTCCGGGCACGTTCCGCTTCGCCCAACCCCTACGGCTGCACCGAGACCTCGAGCGTGCAGGGCTCAGGCTCGAGCATGAGGAGGAGATCGAGGTTCCTGTGATGGAAGCGGAAACACCGTGGGCGCTCATCGCGTGGATGCGCGCCTTTGGATGGGCGCGGTTCGTGAACGACCTTCCGGAGTACGCCCGGAAGTCCTGGGAGGCGGGCGTTGTCGAGGCGGCGGCGACTTATTCGAAGGCAGGCCTGATTCGACTGGGTGGTGTGACCCGCATAATCGTCGCATCGCGCCCGGCGAACGAATAA
- a CDS encoding MYXO-CTERM sorting domain-containing protein, protein MRLGTLVVAGFTVLMAGAVLDSAKADTLGTSSRIARVAQGTAKLGASGHATGISCAAAGGVGTPAALGAVGGVLLLMRRRGRGR, encoded by the coding sequence ATGCGACTGGGAACGCTGGTTGTTGCTGGATTCACTGTGTTGATGGCCGGTGCGGTCCTCGATTCCGCCAAGGCCGATACCCTGGGCACGTCCTCGCGCATCGCTCGCGTCGCACAGGGGACCGCAAAGCTCGGGGCCTCGGGGCACGCGACGGGAATCTCTTGCGCAGCGGCCGGCGGCGTCGGCACGCCAGCGGCCCTCGGTGCGGTCGGCGGCGTCCTCCTGCTGATGCGGAGACGGGGCAGGGGACGGTAA
- a CDS encoding IS5 family transposase, whose translation MRGKLERQASMLTLIGPEQRVPRDHPIRRIKLLADRELQRLSPVFESMYSGTGRPSIPPEIILKACLLIALFSIRSERQFCERLDYDLMFRFFLDMGMTEESFDASTFSKNKERLIRADVARLFFEGVVRQAKEAKLISAEHFTVDGTLIEAWASMKSFKKKGAKDNEPPDDPGNPTIDFHGEKRANATHESSTDPDARLARKGAGKEAKLALSGHVLMENRNGLCIDISISHADGTAERREALRMLQRQKRKGFSPATLGADKGYDTADFVHDVFVEGVVPHVARKRKHSNVDARQARQIGYRHSQRCRKKVEEIFGWMKTVGGLRKTRYRGVERTQLCAYFTGAAYNLLRLSRLLGSAA comes from the coding sequence ATGCGCGGCAAACTCGAGCGGCAGGCGTCGATGCTCACCCTGATCGGACCGGAACAGCGGGTGCCCAGGGACCACCCGATCCGCCGGATCAAGCTGCTCGCCGACCGTGAGCTCCAGCGCCTCTCGCCCGTCTTCGAGTCGATGTACAGCGGCACCGGCCGCCCCTCGATCCCGCCCGAGATCATCCTGAAGGCCTGCCTCCTCATCGCGCTCTTCAGCATCCGGAGCGAGCGGCAGTTCTGCGAGCGCCTCGACTACGACCTGATGTTCCGCTTCTTCCTGGACATGGGCATGACCGAGGAAAGCTTCGATGCCTCGACCTTCTCGAAGAACAAGGAGCGGCTGATCAGGGCGGATGTCGCGCGCCTCTTCTTTGAGGGCGTGGTCCGCCAGGCTAAGGAGGCGAAGCTGATCTCGGCCGAGCACTTCACGGTCGACGGCACGCTGATCGAGGCGTGGGCGTCGATGAAGAGCTTCAAGAAGAAGGGCGCGAAGGATAACGAGCCGCCAGACGATCCGGGGAACCCAACCATCGATTTCCACGGCGAGAAGCGCGCCAACGCCACGCACGAATCGTCTACCGACCCGGATGCGCGGCTTGCCCGGAAGGGCGCAGGCAAGGAGGCGAAGCTGGCGCTGTCGGGCCACGTGCTGATGGAGAACCGGAACGGCCTCTGCATCGACATCTCGATCTCGCACGCTGACGGAACTGCCGAACGCCGCGAGGCGCTGCGCATGCTGCAGCGTCAGAAGAGAAAAGGCTTCTCGCCAGCTACGCTGGGCGCCGACAAGGGCTACGACACCGCCGACTTCGTGCACGACGTCTTTGTCGAAGGTGTCGTTCCGCACGTCGCCCGAAAGCGAAAGCACTCGAACGTCGACGCGCGGCAAGCGCGCCAGATTGGGTACCGCCACAGTCAGAGATGCAGGAAGAAGGTCGAGGAGATCTTCGGCTGGATGAAGACCGTAGGTGGGCTGAGGAAGACCCGCTACCGAGGCGTCGAACGAACCCAGCTCTGCGCCTACTTCACAGGCGCAGCGTACAACCTGCTGCGTCTCTCGCGGCTGCTCGGGAGCGCGGCGTGA
- a CDS encoding acetyltransferase — translation MQITIRPFHAADTEALVEIWRRAVLETHDFLAKADFDDIHEKLGSVYLPAVNVHVACADGRPVGFIGMGGRHVEMLFVDPAVMGSGIGRRLLNHVAGDRPLTVDVNEQNPKAVGFYLRYGILQTGRSETDGQGRPYPLLHLAMPA, via the coding sequence ATGCAGATCACCATCCGCCCCTTTCATGCCGCCGATACCGAGGCGTTGGTGGAGATCTGGCGCCGCGCCGTGCTGGAGACGCACGACTTCCTCGCGAAGGCGGATTTCGACGACATCCACGAGAAGCTTGGTAGCGTGTACCTGCCGGCTGTGAACGTGCATGTCGCCTGTGCAGACGGACGGCCTGTCGGGTTCATCGGCATGGGCGGTCGACACGTCGAGATGCTGTTCGTGGATCCGGCGGTCATGGGTTCCGGGATTGGTCGAAGGCTCCTGAATCACGTGGCCGGCGACCGTCCGCTGACGGTGGACGTAAACGAGCAGAACCCCAAGGCGGTTGGCTTCTACCTCCGCTACGGCATCCTGCAGACGGGGCGCAGCGAGACGGACGGCCAGGGTCGGCCCTATCCTCTGCTGCACCTGGCCATGCCGGCTTGA
- a CDS encoding collagen-like protein — protein MRAASSWISPLLGAALLLASLGTASRASAAVTGSVVYRGMLLDRDAPAGSGTYDLRFELFGAAEGGKALASLDAVVTVEDGAFSTEVGPLFEQVTSEVYLAISVRSPNGGAYDVLERIRVSAVPFALRAGHADTADTAASVDWSGVRNVPELLQGPAGERGPQGPAGPAGRDGADGADGADGADGADGASVVAEVQAPGTACPAGGVRILSGNESLLVCNGVAGRDGATSVTGASEAPGENCPDGGVRIDWPTGTEFVCNGANGGDGRNGIDGANGRDGRDGMDGANGRDGRDGIDGANGRDGRDGSDGANGRDGRDGIDGANGIDGADGVSVTATAETPGANCTYGGVKLVSASGTEYVCHGRNGVDGTNGVSVAGVVEPPGVNCSNGGVKYTSASGSHYVCNGAVGASVWGDGSAGALTINVSTDWTTAGANANLQFSTVYVAPDVTWTIPAGLVIRTTGPFTMGIGASIVVAPGAASRAEVPGAGAALGTADARNGGKGLSSPQAAAALRPPAVFGGAGSGASAALGGGGGGSLVIRAGGGCSFGAGARISADGGAGSNNTALNGGGGSGGGGGGAVILAWKGSGNFNLVQISARGGNGGSGNANVTGYCGGGGGGGGIVHLLGPDAASAQIAVNVTGGVAGTSSGTISTWNGSGFGGGAAGGDGGNPCQGTGTGTPAPTAGTGGLSLKTATPDPGALFL, from the coding sequence ATGCGGGCCGCTAGCTCCTGGATCTCTCCGCTGCTCGGTGCAGCTCTCCTGCTCGCCAGCCTCGGGACTGCCTCCCGCGCCTCGGCCGCCGTCACCGGCAGCGTCGTCTATCGGGGCATGCTCCTCGACCGCGACGCCCCCGCCGGCAGCGGCACCTACGATCTCCGCTTCGAGCTCTTCGGGGCCGCCGAGGGCGGCAAGGCCCTGGCCTCCCTGGACGCGGTGGTGACCGTCGAGGACGGCGCGTTCTCCACCGAGGTGGGCCCGCTCTTCGAGCAGGTGACCAGCGAGGTCTACCTCGCGATCTCCGTCCGAAGCCCCAATGGCGGCGCCTACGACGTGCTCGAGCGGATCCGCGTCTCCGCGGTGCCCTTCGCGCTGCGGGCTGGACACGCCGACACGGCGGACACCGCCGCTTCGGTCGACTGGTCGGGCGTCCGCAACGTGCCCGAGCTGCTGCAGGGTCCCGCCGGCGAGAGGGGCCCCCAGGGCCCCGCCGGTCCTGCTGGCCGCGACGGCGCCGACGGCGCGGATGGCGCGGATGGCGCGGACGGCGCAGACGGAGCCTCGGTCGTCGCCGAGGTCCAGGCGCCCGGCACCGCCTGCCCGGCTGGCGGCGTGCGAATCCTTTCGGGGAACGAGTCCCTCCTCGTCTGCAACGGCGTCGCGGGCCGCGATGGCGCGACGTCCGTAACGGGCGCCTCCGAGGCACCCGGCGAGAACTGCCCCGACGGAGGCGTGAGGATCGACTGGCCCACCGGCACGGAGTTCGTGTGCAACGGCGCCAACGGCGGAGACGGCCGCAACGGGATCGACGGCGCGAACGGCAGAGACGGCCGCGACGGGATGGACGGCGCAAACGGCAGAGACGGCCGCGACGGGATCGATGGCGCCAACGGCAGAGACGGCCGCGACGGGAGCGATGGCGCCAACGGCAGAGACGGCCGCGACGGGATCGACGGCGCCAACGGGATCGACGGAGCCGACGGCGTGTCCGTGACCGCCACCGCTGAGACTCCCGGCGCGAACTGCACCTACGGCGGCGTGAAACTCGTCTCCGCGAGCGGCACGGAGTACGTCTGCCACGGACGAAACGGCGTCGACGGAACGAACGGCGTCTCGGTCGCTGGGGTCGTGGAACCGCCGGGAGTGAACTGCTCGAACGGCGGCGTCAAATACACGTCCGCGAGCGGCTCGCACTACGTCTGCAACGGCGCCGTCGGCGCATCGGTGTGGGGCGACGGATCGGCAGGCGCCCTGACCATCAACGTCTCGACGGATTGGACGACCGCGGGCGCGAACGCCAACCTCCAGTTCAGCACGGTCTACGTGGCCCCGGATGTGACGTGGACGATCCCGGCCGGCCTCGTGATCCGGACGACGGGCCCCTTCACCATGGGTATCGGCGCCTCGATCGTCGTGGCGCCGGGAGCGGCGAGCCGCGCAGAGGTGCCCGGCGCCGGCGCAGCGCTCGGGACCGCGGACGCCCGCAACGGCGGCAAGGGCCTGTCCAGCCCGCAGGCGGCAGCGGCGCTCCGTCCCCCTGCCGTCTTCGGCGGAGCGGGTTCGGGGGCCTCGGCGGCGCTCGGCGGCGGAGGCGGCGGTTCCCTCGTGATCCGGGCGGGCGGCGGCTGTTCGTTCGGAGCCGGAGCCCGGATCTCGGCCGACGGCGGAGCCGGCTCGAACAACACGGCATTGAATGGCGGCGGAGGCAGCGGCGGAGGCGGCGGTGGTGCCGTGATCCTGGCGTGGAAGGGATCCGGCAACTTCAACCTGGTGCAGATCTCGGCCCGCGGCGGAAACGGCGGGAGCGGCAACGCCAACGTCACGGGCTACTGCGGCGGCGGTGGAGGCGGCGGCGGAATCGTCCACCTCCTGGGTCCCGACGCGGCCAGCGCCCAGATCGCGGTCAACGTGACGGGCGGTGTAGCCGGCACGTCGAGCGGCACGATCTCCACCTGGAACGGCAGCGGCTTCGGCGGCGGCGCGGCGGGAGGCGATGGCGGGAACCCCTGCCAGGGCACCGGCACCGGAACTCCTGCGCCGACCGCGGGAACGGGTGGGCTCTCGCTCAAGACCGCCACCCCGGATCCGGGCGCGCTCTTTCTCTAG